The sequence below is a genomic window from Planctomycetota bacterium.
CCGGCCGACTTCAAAGACCTCGGCCAGCTCGCCGCCTTCGGCCACGGCGACGCGGTTGCGGAGACGTTCGGCATGCGGTTCACCGGCTGGTTCGCCTGGTTCCTGTGGCGCGGCGTCTACCTCATGAAAATGCCGGGGCTGGGCCGGAAGATTCGGGTTGCCGTCGACTGGACGCTGGACCTTGTGACGCGTCGCGACTTCGTCGAGCTCGGCGTCACACCCGACAAGCCGTCGACCGAAGTGCAAGACGCAACGTCAAAGGCAGACGACAGCCGATCGATCGCCGCGTGAGCTTGTTCCGTCATCCCGAGCGCAGCCGAGGGACCTCGTCTGGATCTGCGGTCGGAAGCAGGCGAGGTCCTTCGACGCGCTGCGCTCGCTCAGGATGACGGATCAGAGGCGGAATTTGATCACACCATCGACGATCGTCGTCGTCGGTCGTCCGATGACGTTCCAGTCGGCGAAGGGGCAGTTGCGGCTCTTGGAGGCGAACCGCTCCGGGTCGATCGTCCACTGCCGCTCCGGGTCGATGATCGTCACGTCCGCCATGGCGCCGACGGCCAGGGTGCCGCGGTCGATGCCGAGAAGACGGGCGGGCTGGACGGTCATCATCTCGATGAGCCGCGTCGCGTCGATGTGGCCAGCGTCGAAGAGTGCTTGCTTGTAGAGCGGAAAGGCACATTCGAGCCCCAGAATGCCAAACGCCGCCTCAGCGAGCGGAGCATTCTTCTCTTCGGCCAGGTGCGGCGCGTGGTCGGTGGCGAGGCAGTCGATTGTGCCATCGACGACGCCGCGTACGACGGCGGCGACGTCGTCGGCCGTCCGCAGCGGCGGGTTCATCTTGTAGTTCGCATCGAACGAACGAATCGACTCGTCCGTCAGCAGCAGGTGGTGCGGCGACGCCTCGGCCGTCACGCGAAGGCCGTCCGCCTTGGCGCGACGAACCAGTTCGACCGCGCCGGCGGTGCTGATGTGCTGGACATGGTACCGACAGCCGATACGCGTGTTGAGCACGACATCGCGAGCGAGCATCAGCTCCTCAGCCTCAGCGGGAATTCCGGGCAGACCCAGCTCCGCCGCGACCGCCCCGCCGTGGACACAGCCGCCGGAGAGCGATGGCTCTTCGCAGTGCTGCATGACAAGTGCGTCGAACATGCCGCAGTACTGAAGTGCCCGCCGCATCACGCCCGCGTCTGCGACCCCGGCTCCGTCGTCGGTGAACGCGACGGCCCCACGAGCGTGCATGCCGCCGATTTCTGCCAGCTCCTTGCCGGCTCTGCCCTTGGTGAGGCACCCGACGGGCAGCACGTTGGCCAGGCCGACGCGGGCGGACTCGCGCAGGACGAACTCGATGCTCGCCTCGTCGTCCAGGGGCGGCGTGGTATTGGGCATGCACGCGACGGTCGTGAAGCCGCCCGCCACCGCCGACGCGGCACCACTGGCGATCGTCTCCTCGGCCTCGTCGCCGGGCTCACGGAAGTGGACGTGCGGGTCGATCAGACCGGGCGTAACCCAGCAGCCCGCCGCGTCGATCGTCTCGTCGGCCTGGCCGAGATCGTGCCCGACGGCAGCAATCCTGCCATCGCGGATCAGGACGTCTGCCTCCCGCGGCATCCCGGCCGCAGGGTCGATGACGGTGCCGTTGGTGATGAGTATACGAGGCATACCACAGTTCAGGATGTCCAGTCGATGACTTGCAAGCTGTCGACGTAGGAGAGGTGTCGATCGGCCGAAAGGATCGGCATCGCGTGCGTTACAGCGATGGCCGCAAGCTGAATGTCGATGGCTGGAATCGGACGCCCCGTCTCCTTGAGCTGCTGCTTGATCTGGCCAAATGCCCGAGCCGCAGCGGCGTCGAAGGGAAGCACGTCGATGGCCGTCAGGATGAGGTCAAGCCGTTGCCGATTCTCGTCGCGCCGTCGGTCCGAGCTACCGGCCACACCTGCCCACAGTTCACCGACGATTGGCCAGCACAAGACAACGTTGGCCTGCTCTTCTCGAAGGCGCTTGAGCATCCACGGCGAACCATCCACCAGTGGCGTCGCATGATTCGTATCGAGGAGCAACGAGCGCGTCGTCATGATGGACGCGGCCCCCATCGTTTCTCGTACAAACGCCAGCGTCGCTCCGCCTCCTCGTCATCGACGCCTTCCCACGACTCCGCGTCGACCTCGGCTGCCGACCGTTGCCAGTCGTCGGAAACCTCTGACTCCAGCGGGCCAAGCTTCTCGATCAGCTGTGTGAGACGAGCATTCGGCTGCTGAGCGTCGGCTGACGGGGATTCGACATCGGTCTGAACCGGAAGACGCACGTCGAGTTCGACTCGGTCCCCAGGCTGCAGGCCGGTTGCATCGTCGAGGACGATGACGCCACGCTCCTTGATCGTGCCCTTACGAATCACGGTCTGATGCTACGCGTCCCCGGGTCTGGCCCGTGTGACGAGATACAGCACCGCCATGCGGACGGCCAGACCGTGACTGACTTGGTCGAGGATGGCGGAGCGGGGGCCGTCGGCGATGCTCGTGGCGATTTCGACGCCGCGGTTCATCGGGCCGGGGTGCATGACCAGCAGATCGTCCCGGCAACGAGCGAGCCGCTCCTCGGTCATGCCGAAGAGCGACGCATACTCGCGATTACTCGGAAAGGCGGCCGACTTCAGTCGCTCGAACTGGATGCGCAGCATGTTCACCGCGTCCACCTCCGGCAGGACGGCGTCGAGGTCGTGCGAGACACTCACGCCGGGCAGCCTCGCCAGCGACGCAGGGACGAGCGTCGAAGGGCCGACGAGGGTGACGCGGGCACCGAGTTTGGTCAGGCCGAAGAGGTTGCTGCGGGCGACGCGGCTGTTGGCGATGTCGCCGACGATGGCGACGTGCAGGCCGTCGATCTTGCCGAATCGCTGACGCAGCGTGAAGAGGTCCAGCAGCGCCTGCGTCGGATGGGCGTGGGCACCGTCGCCGGCGTTGACGACCCGGCACTTCACCGAGTCCGCGACCAGCTTCGCCGCCCCGGCCGAAGCGTGGCGGACGACCATCACGTCGACGCCCATCGCCTCGATCGTGCGGACGGTGTCGACCAGCGACTCGCCCTTGCTGACGCTGCTGCCCTTGGCCGAAAAGTCGACAACGTCTGCGCTGAGCCGTTGGGCAGCGAGTGTGAAGCTCACTCTGGTGCGGGTCGAGTCCTCGAAAAACGCGTTGACCACGACTTGGCCGCGAAGGGCTGGCACCTTCTTCACGCTGCGTGTGCTGACGTCGGCAAAGCCGTCCGCGGTGTCAAGCACGAACCGAATCTCGTCGGCCGAGAGCTCGGCCAGCGACAGCAAGTGCGGCCGAATCCATCGTGGCGTCTCGTCGCTCACGCCGACACCTCCACGCCGTCGTGGCCGTCGGTTTCGGTGAAGCGGACGTTGACGCGCGAGCCGGCTTCTGGTGAGAGCGACAGGCCGACGACGTCGGGCTGGATCGGCAGTTCGCGACCGCCGCGATCGACGAGGACCGCGAGCTTGACCCACGCCGGCCTGCCGAAGTCGACGAGAGCCTGCAATGCCGCGCGGACGCTGCGGCCGGTGTGGATCACGTCGTCGACCAGCCACGTCGGCACGCCGTCGATGTCGCCCGGCAGGTCAGTCGCTCCGACGACGGCATTCGGGCCGATCTCGCGAAGGTCGTCGCGGTAAAGCGTGACGTCGATCGACCCGCCGCGGACGTCAAGGCCGGCGTCGGCGAGTCGCTTACGAAGCCTGGCAGCGAGGGTCTCGCCGCGGGTGACGATGCCCAGCACATTGACGGAACCGCCTGAGTGCGTCTCACGCATGGCCGACGCCATGGCGGCGATGGCCGTCTCGACTGACGCGGCGTCGGGCACGTTGCGACCGTAGCACTCACGCCGCTGTCAGCTTGAAGACCGTGATCTCCGGCTTGCACCAGTTCTGCCAGCGTTGGCCGTACGACAGGCCGCGGTTGACGTAGAGACTTTGCCCGTCGCCGAGGTCGTACAATCCGCGGACGAAGGGGCGTCGCGCCCGGCCGCCAAGTTTTCTGCCGAGCTGTCGGCCGTGGGTGTGGCCGGCGAGCATCCAGTGCCACGGGTGCGGCTTGAGCGCGACGGCGTTGCGTGGATCGTGGTTGAG
It includes:
- the pyrR gene encoding bifunctional pyr operon transcriptional regulator/uracil phosphoribosyltransferase PyrR: MPDAASVETAIAAMASAMRETHSGGSVNVLGIVTRGETLAARLRKRLADAGLDVRGGSIDVTLYRDDLREIGPNAVVGATDLPGDIDGVPTWLVDDVIHTGRSVRAALQALVDFGRPAWVKLAVLVDRGGRELPIQPDVVGLSLSPEAGSRVNVRFTETDGHDGVEVSA
- a CDS encoding dihydroorotase, coding for MPRILITNGTVIDPAAGMPREADVLIRDGRIAAVGHDLGQADETIDAAGCWVTPGLIDPHVHFREPGDEAEETIASGAASAVAGGFTTVACMPNTTPPLDDEASIEFVLRESARVGLANVLPVGCLTKGRAGKELAEIGGMHARGAVAFTDDGAGVADAGVMRRALQYCGMFDALVMQHCEEPSLSGGCVHGGAVAAELGLPGIPAEAEELMLARDVVLNTRIGCRYHVQHISTAGAVELVRRAKADGLRVTAEASPHHLLLTDESIRSFDANYKMNPPLRTADDVAAVVRGVVDGTIDCLATDHAPHLAEEKNAPLAEAAFGILGLECAFPLYKQALFDAGHIDATRLIEMMTVQPARLLGIDRGTLAVGAMADVTIIDPERQWTIDPERFASKSRNCPFADWNVIGRPTTTIVDGVIKFRL
- a CDS encoding PIN domain-containing protein produces the protein MTTRSLLLDTNHATPLVDGSPWMLKRLREEQANVVLCWPIVGELWAGVAGSSDRRRDENRQRLDLILTAIDVLPFDAAAARAFGQIKQQLKETGRPIPAIDIQLAAIAVTHAMPILSADRHLSYVDSLQVIDWTS
- a CDS encoding aspartate carbamoyltransferase catalytic subunit, whose product is MSDETPRWIRPHLLSLAELSADEIRFVLDTADGFADVSTRSVKKVPALRGQVVVNAFFEDSTRTRVSFTLAAQRLSADVVDFSAKGSSVSKGESLVDTVRTIEAMGVDVMVVRHASAGAAKLVADSVKCRVVNAGDGAHAHPTQALLDLFTLRQRFGKIDGLHVAIVGDIANSRVARSNLFGLTKLGARVTLVGPSTLVPASLARLPGVSVSHDLDAVLPEVDAVNMLRIQFERLKSAAFPSNREYASLFGMTEERLARCRDDLLVMHPGPMNRGVEIATSIADGPRSAILDQVSHGLAVRMAVLYLVTRARPGDA